One window of Fusarium keratoplasticum isolate Fu6.1 chromosome 2, whole genome shotgun sequence genomic DNA carries:
- a CDS encoding RRM domain-containing protein produces METAAPYLPSQQDRRPNSHLAVPGSSDPNGLLSQFQGMSLGGMGMPNTHSAPIHMAPPYMLGSDGHFVLAPVQGSQTIPLGHSNENGYTNYANGAFSNPYMGMHFPLMPFTPGRANAVHTRADRTQSEVPGLENRRNSYSTTESAPATPFYAGGVAHQENGPRVASLDRSAYTTPSPQQLGLMPAHAEASKSKLSPMSERALDELLEKKPSIPKAVPAVFTPAAQMKGVEQSLQNPIPGNRNVYIRGLHPTTDDELLYHYASRFGPVETSKAIIDTGTGACKGFGFAKFYNVADSEMCIRGFHRLGYEVGFARESFNSRLKAEGDDSSTNLYISNLPKSLTEVELGTIFLGFTILSSKILRDSMGNSRGVGFARFESREVCDEIIERFTGLALGEEGLLMNIRYADTPAQKELKRVTAERRQFRTNEYNIGAYGTPLVGLNTHMYSSYQSQYHRSNNSSARCGAIPSATNTSGSDGSNDTRRSASQRRSMETAASSSLDEAIATPTSSECDENVTIHADTVIANASLHSSPSVKKEIKKETKKDMKKEVK; encoded by the exons ATGGAGACTGCAGCGCCCTACCTCCCGTCTCAACAGGATAGACGACCCAACTCCCATCTTGCTGTTCCAGGGTCCAGCGACCCAAATGGACTCCTGAGCCAGTTCCAAGGAATGTCTCTAGGTGGCATGGGCATGCCCAACACCCATTCCGCGCCCATCCACATGGCTCCGCCGTACATGCTTGGCTCTGATGGCCACTTCGTTCTTGCACCAGTTCAAGGCTCGCAGACAATCCCACTTGGTCATTCCAACGAGAATGGGTACACAAACTACGCCAATGGGGCCTTTTCCAACCCATACATGGGGATGCACTTTCCTCTGATGCCTTTCACTCCTGGACGCGCGAATGCAGTTCATACTCGTGCCGATCGTACGCAGTCCGAAGTCCCCGGCTTGGAGAACCGTCGCAATTCTTACTCGACTACAGAGTCGGCCCCTGCTACGCCATTCTATGCGGGTGGTGTTGCCCATCAGGAGAATGGCCCACGAGTTGCAAGCCTCGATCGATCGGCTTATACCACCCCTTCACCCCAGCAGCTTGGATTGATGCCTGCCCACGCGGAAGCTTCAAAGTCCAAGCTTTCGCCCATGTCTGAGCGCGCTCTGGACGAActgctggagaagaagcccagcaTCCCCAAGGCTGTGCCTGCGGTCTTTACCCCTGCCGCTCAGATGAAGGGTGTGGAGCAGAGCCTCCAAAACCCTATTCCTGGCAACCGCAACGTCTACATTCGAGGTCTTCATCCCaccaccgatgatgaactgTTGTACCACTATGCTTCTCGCTTTGGCCCAGTCGAGAcctccaaggccatcattGATACCGGCACTGGAGCATGCAAGGG TTTTGGCTTCGCCAAGTTCTACAACGTTGCGGATTCCGAGATGTGCATCCGCGGATTCCATCGTCTTGGGTACGAAGTTGGTTTTGCTCGT GAGTCCTTCAACTCTcgcctcaaggccgagggcgacgacaGCTCTACCAACCTCTACATCTCCAATCTCCCTAAATCACTGACAGAAGTG GAGCTTGGAACCATTTTCTTGGGATtcaccatcttgtccagcaaGATTCTCCGAGACAGCATGGGCAACAGCCGCGGCGTTGGGTTTGCTCG ATTCGAGTCTCGTGAGGTCTGtgacgagatcatcgagaGATTCACCGGACTTGCCCTTGGCGAAGAAGGTCTTCTTATGAACATTCGCTACGCCGACACCCCAGCTCAGAAGGAGCTGAAGCGTGTGACCGCGGAGCGTCGTCAATTTCGAACCAATGAGTACAACATCGGAGCCTATGGTACCCCTCTGGTTGGCCTGAATACTCACATGTACTCGTCGTACCAGTCACAGTACCATCGCTCCAACAACTCTAGTGCCCGGTG CGGAGCAATTCCTTCTGCCACCAACACCTCTGGGTCTGACGGGAGCAATGACACTCGGCGATCTGCATCTCAGCGCCGGTCAATGGA GACGGCCGCTAGCTCGAGCCTAGACGAAGCAATTGCTACACCCACATCGTCTGAATGTGATGAGAACGTCACTATTCACGCGGACACTGTCATTGCCAACGCCTCGCTCCACTCGTCCCCGTctgtcaagaaggagatcaagaaggagaccaagaaggacatgaagaaggaggtcaAGTGA